The following are from one region of the Cytobacillus firmus genome:
- the namA gene encoding NADPH dehydrogenase NamA encodes METKLFSPFTIKGVTFKNRIVMAPMCMYSSHNEDGMVENWHRTHYTSRAVGQVGLIILEATAVTPQGRISPQDLGIWSDDHIAGLKELTGLMKEHGASPGIQLAHAGRKATVEGEILAPSAIAFNEKMKTPKEMTKEEVSETVQAFKKGAERAKKAGFEVIEIHAAHGYLINEFLSPLSNKRNDEYGGSAENRYRLLGEVIEAVKAVWDGPLFVRVSAHDYHDEGLTSRDYAEMGKWMKEQGVDLIDVSSGAVVPARIHTYPGYQVKFSETIKEGANIRTGAVGLITSGLQAEEILQNERADLIFIARELLRDPYWPRTAAKELGAAIEPPKQYERGWL; translated from the coding sequence ATGGAAACAAAGCTTTTTTCACCTTTTACAATTAAAGGAGTCACCTTTAAAAACAGAATTGTTATGGCACCGATGTGCATGTACTCAAGCCATAATGAAGACGGAATGGTTGAAAACTGGCACCGGACTCATTATACGAGCCGGGCTGTCGGGCAGGTCGGATTAATTATCCTGGAGGCAACCGCTGTGACTCCACAGGGCCGGATTTCTCCTCAGGATCTGGGAATATGGAGTGATGATCACATCGCAGGCCTGAAGGAATTAACCGGGCTAATGAAAGAACACGGTGCTTCACCCGGGATACAGCTGGCGCATGCCGGCAGAAAAGCGACTGTTGAAGGAGAAATTCTCGCTCCATCAGCTATTGCTTTTAATGAAAAAATGAAAACACCAAAAGAAATGACAAAAGAAGAAGTATCAGAAACTGTCCAGGCATTCAAAAAAGGCGCTGAAAGAGCGAAAAAAGCCGGCTTTGAAGTAATTGAAATTCATGCGGCACACGGATATCTGATAAATGAGTTTCTCTCACCCCTAAGCAATAAACGGAATGATGAGTATGGAGGATCGGCTGAAAACCGGTATCGCTTACTCGGTGAAGTCATTGAAGCCGTTAAAGCCGTTTGGGATGGACCTTTATTTGTCAGAGTATCAGCCCATGATTATCATGATGAAGGGTTGACCTCAAGGGATTATGCAGAAATGGGAAAATGGATGAAGGAGCAGGGAGTGGATCTAATTGACGTAAGCTCCGGAGCAGTAGTGCCGGCCAGAATACATACTTACCCGGGCTACCAGGTCAAATTCTCTGAGACCATTAAAGAAGGTGCGAATATCCGGACTGGTGCAGTCGGGCTTATTACATCCGGCCTGCAGGCTGAAGAAATCCTCCAAAACGAGCGGGCTGATTTAATCTTTATTGCCAGAGAATTGCTGAGAGACCCTTATTGGCCGCGGACAGCAGCAAAAGAACTTGGCGCAGCAATCGAACCTCCTAAGCAATATGAACGGGGATGGCTGTAA
- a CDS encoding glycosyltransferase, translating into MLIILLSASLLVWIAVLIDAVLGLKSLDRLEDSNTMTEGPLLSVITAARNEEAKLAESLETQLRQSYKRIEWILVNDRSADSTGSIMDHIQKNDSRVKCIHIDSLPCGWLGKNHALYKGYRESSGELILFTDADVLFKKDAFSKAVHYFSKNELDHLTAAPSLTGRSFWLNTFIAFFLFGFSYYKRPWLANNPRSKSGVGIGAFNMVSRRSYEAIGTHKAIKMRPDDDLMLGMKIKQNGLRQKFATAMDLIEVEWYESLIEAFKGLEKNTFAGLHYRISMVLFAIAGTFLSQVLPFFSVFSTDKMIFSLSLANILFLAAVYTIITKRMSKFSPLLFTVFPITALLFIYSIIRASILTFVRGGIVWRGTLYKLSELRNKR; encoded by the coding sequence GACTGAAGGCCCCCTTCTTTCTGTTATTACAGCGGCAAGGAATGAAGAAGCCAAGCTTGCGGAGAGCTTAGAAACCCAGCTGCGGCAAAGCTATAAGCGGATTGAATGGATATTGGTCAATGACCGTTCAGCCGACAGCACAGGAAGCATCATGGACCATATTCAGAAAAATGATTCAAGGGTTAAATGTATTCATATTGATTCCCTCCCATGCGGATGGCTGGGAAAAAACCACGCTCTTTATAAAGGATATAGGGAATCATCAGGGGAATTAATTCTGTTTACAGATGCCGATGTGTTATTTAAAAAGGATGCCTTCAGTAAGGCGGTTCATTATTTCAGCAAGAATGAACTTGATCATTTAACGGCGGCACCGAGCTTGACGGGCAGGAGTTTCTGGCTCAACACGTTCATTGCTTTTTTTCTTTTCGGCTTCTCCTATTATAAACGCCCCTGGCTGGCGAATAATCCACGTTCAAAGAGCGGAGTTGGCATTGGGGCATTTAACATGGTGTCCAGGCGTTCCTATGAAGCAATCGGAACACACAAGGCAATCAAAATGCGGCCTGATGATGATTTAATGCTTGGAATGAAAATCAAACAGAACGGCCTCAGGCAGAAATTTGCAACGGCGATGGACCTGATTGAAGTTGAATGGTATGAAAGTTTAATAGAAGCCTTCAAAGGATTGGAAAAGAATACTTTTGCTGGCCTTCATTACCGTATTAGCATGGTGCTATTTGCAATTGCCGGCACATTCCTTTCTCAGGTGCTTCCCTTTTTCTCCGTTTTTTCAACAGACAAAATGATTTTCAGTCTGAGCCTTGCAAACATTCTTTTTTTAGCAGCTGTTTATACAATCATTACAAAAAGAATGTCCAAATTTTCTCCGCTCCTGTTTACTGTATTTCCAATTACAGCTCTCCTGTTTATTTATTCCATAATCCGCGCCAGCATCCTAACCTTTGTACGGGGCGGCATAGTCTGGAGAGGTACATTATATAAGTTAAGCGAACTGAGGAATAAACGCTGA